A region from the Vicia villosa cultivar HV-30 ecotype Madison, WI linkage group LG3, Vvil1.0, whole genome shotgun sequence genome encodes:
- the LOC131655581 gene encoding uncharacterized protein LOC131655581: protein MAGMSAAIIVICVLPSMLLVAKDITLPVIRLPSEGKNVCSDTVESSSWCPVKCFRTNPVCGVDGVTYWCGCAEAACAGVKVGKMGFCEVGNGGSDPLSAQAFLLLHIVWLIVLAFSVLFGLF from the coding sequence ATGGCCGGAATGTCAGCCGCAATAATCGTCATTTGCGTTTTACCGTCGATGTTGCTGGTGGCCAAAGATATCACTTTACCGGTAATACGGTTACCGTCAGAAGGGAAGAACGTGTGCTCGGACACGGTGGAGTCGTCGTCATGGTGTCCGGTGAAGTGTTTTCGGACGAACCCGGTTTGCGGTGTCGACGGAGTGACGTACTGGTGTGGGTGTGCGGAAGCTGCATGCGCTGGTGTGAAAGTTGGGAAAATGGGTTTTTGTGAAGTTGGAAATGGCGGTTCGGATCCTCTCTCTGCTCAGGCATTTCTTCTTCTGCATATTGTGTGGCTTATTGTTCTTGCATTTTCTGTTCTTTTTGGTCTTTTTTAA